The genomic interval caaggactttttttccaatgtaGTAATTATTTCTGCACAGCATTAGCACAGGGTTACTTAGtctcttaaaaattattcaaaaggAACATTTCCTGGAATTACAGTGACTGTAGGGAAGTATTACTGAAGACAGGGTTTGTTCTTAGGTATTCCTAGtgatgttttctgaaactgtgTTGAACTTCATATTCTGGCATGCAGTTAACATATTTGTGTCAGTGAACCTAAGGGCAGACCTTCAGACTTTGAACTTACTAAGATTTCACTCTGAGCATCAGAACTAAAAATCTTGCAGTAAGCCATGACATTTAATGCAGAAAAGTTGATTTTAGTATTCCAGCCACCAATAGCAATGGCAGCTTAGttatcttactttttttttttgcctttgctacAGATGCACACATGTGCAAATCACAGACACATGTCCACCCTGAACCACCTTTTCATTATTGTTTGCAACtggcaaaatattattttggagATGATGACCTtgctctccattttttttttggtaggaatTTCTGTCTCTTGGGCTCACAAGAATGTAGCTATCAAGGAGAGTGGAGGGATAGATTATATTTATGGGCTTAAGCCTACACAATATTGAGAAGATGACCAATCCACTCAGCCATAATAATGTCCCctaacctttttaaaaaatttctttacagCAGCTTACTCTATTGTCTTTTCCTACACAATCAGTTACACCGTATGCAATTAAACTGCAAAGTCTTGggaaaaagctgcatttcatgATGGCTGGAGTGAttatatgaaaaagaaacttcctAAACTGCCAAGGATTTTCAGGATTAAATAAGAATATCAATAGAAACTTTCTATATTTATGAATATGAagttaaaagcaaatacattttttttctattgcatGATCCAATGTCAGAGCTATGATTTTAACActgttacagctttttttttttaatgctacttACCTATCAGGagaacactgtaaaataaaaaagtacatCTGCTGTGCCTTCTTGAAACTGCATTAAGTAGGGTCCTCACAGCTAGAGTGAGCTATATGTGTGAGAGCAACTTGTTACTCCCCTATCCTCATCAGATCTGCATGTTGAGATCCAGCTCTCTGTTACTGCCACCTTTCATAACAAACAAGATTACTTATTGACatggtgcttttctttctcatttattcCTTATTGACACAGTTTGCAGTGGAGGGGAAGCAGGTCCATACGCTACTATGATGGGATCAAACACCTTCATGGTGTTAAATGCCAGGTGAAATGCTGCCATCGCCTAAGAAGTAACATTCACAAAAGCTAACTCAAACCTAGTGGCAGTCTTCCTTGGCAGCCTCTTGTCAATGAAGAGAGACAGGCTCCTCCAGGCAACAGCTAATTTAGTCTTTTGCTTTGAATCATTGTCTGGAAGGGTATTCCTCTCTTCTCTGTTGTCTGGACCGTTTTCTAGATGAATGAGTTTCCTAAGCCTGATGCTATGCTTTGTGAGTCAAGTCCTATGCTGAGAAGGTTAAGCTAAACTCCCCTGTGGAATAACTTTACCAAAATTAGTGGCATTCACTGACAGTGAGTATGGCTCAAACATATTAGAAAATGACAGTTGAATAAAATTGTGTTGTAACCCCACTGCCCCCACTTCAATCAGTTATCAGAAgtcccactgacttcactgaGGATTGGGTTTCATCTGTAGGGTCTTGGGATTTACATGGCAGGTAATGAAAATCATGTTAATTTaacaaataagcaaagaaaatactaGACTAGCATcaacaaataacaaaacattGAATAAGAATGGGACACCGTGCTCAGCTATCCCAACAAATTAGAGATCTCTCACAACTTACCAGGCAATGGGAGCAGCTAAAAAAGTGtttaacagaggaaaagcaaacaaattccTGTAaaatgacatttgctttctttactgGGCTGGGCAGCCCCATTTTTGAAGCCTCTAATGAACCTGTTCAGTCCAAACCAGAGTTGTGAAGCTCTTCAGACTTTTTTCACTGAAGCAGTGGCAATGGAAAGTGCAGAATTAGTCTCTAAGTGATCTGTTCAacataaatgtaaatgttgagacattttgatttgtttctctttttttatttataaaataaatatatatttgattGTTGTGGTATAGATACAATTTTGGCAGAAGTCACCTTAGCTTTCAGGTCTCAGTGAAGAGAACTGTTCACAGTTTATTTGGTAGTAACAACTGATACATGAATCCAAAACTAATCCTTATAGATGATTTGTATGAATACTTGTTGCTGTCTTCCCAAGTATTCATGGTGTTGAGACCTAGGAGAAATGAACCCATGTATGTCACAGGAAACTAGGTTTCATATTGGCAGATTCTACTGAGCTCAGGGACACccagttaaaaatatttctgcctaTGAGAAATGCACCACGCttctttgcctttatttttcccatggGAACATTTTCACATAGGAATCTACTTTGCCTCCTGGGAAATCATAGAGTAACTCTTTGATAGTAGAAGTTGAAATTATTTGTATGCATCCCTTCACGGGTGGTGTTGGGAGGGCATGTAATTACCGAAACCAAGAGTCAGTGAGCATTTTTCTTGTAACACATGGCtgtaaatacacaaaaatagtCTAAATGGGAAGCTGTGTAACATTAGACTGCTTTAAGCTCTCCTCTGAGGTTGAAGTtagatcattttaaaatagcattcaaaagtgattttaaagaaCTTTCAGGGCTTACTCACTTTACATGCTATCTTGGGTAACATCATTTATTCTGTCAACTCTGTTTAAATCGgttgtatttttagaaaagaatcCTCACtgaatcactttttaaaaaaaaaacagaacaatttttgTACAGTCCTCAGCATGTAGATCTCTGTAGGTCACAGAAGAGGTTTACACCTCAACATTTTACTAAAGAACTAGTAAATGCTTTTGATTTGCTCACATATGAGAAGTAGTTGGTCAAGTAAGGAGTTCTCTGTTAAGCCAGAAGGATTAGAGGTTTTTGCCTgcctattaatttttaatattttatttattgttctcAAACgacataatattttattatttctcttcatGATTTGTATTATTAAGAGAACAGTACCACCACTCTCTTCCAGTGAGCTGTTCTTGATCTGAATTGTAGACTGCGTTCAGAACTGGAGCGAGCTTGGTGTTCTTGAGCGATTCTCAATTCAAGCAAACATGCCTTCTTCCTATGGGTCTCATTTTAGGAAGCTTTTTAAAGGTATACCAGAACTCTGTAAAATATATTCCGTTTGTACTACCtgccaaaacatgaaaatatggTCTTCCTCTTTGAAGAAGGTGTTTTGATAATGGTCATTGTTATTTGGGCAATTAATATTGTTCTAGCTTTCACAAGTTTTTCTATCTTACTTTCATATATTGctagaaaaatgtaattgtatAAAAACATAACTTATCTGCTGGGTCGAGACAAAAGTCCTTTTAGCCCAACATCCTGTCTCTGATGGTGGTAAAAAGCAAATGCTCAGGAAGGAGCATTAAAATAGACAAGCATACTTCTTTTGATAAACCCTTCCACCCTCCAGCAGCCTGTGGCTTAAACATGTCCTGAGAGAAAAATTGCATCACTATCTGGGTATTTAATAATCCTTGCtatactttttcttccattacttTGTCTGATTGCTTTCTTAATCCACAGTATTTGTTTCTTCCATAATACTATATGACAGCGAGTTCCAGCATTTGATTGTACATTGTGTAAAAAACAATGTTACAGTTTCAAATGTAGAATTAAATTTTCATAGTGATAAATACAGTTAACACACCAGATTCTGTCCTGGTCAGTCACACTTTAATTCAAGAGTGTTAGCTGGGAGGGATACAGTTGACTAAATGCTTGTATGtctttaagttttaatttttttctactataTCCAGTGAGTGGACTTTATTAATAAGGATTAAAAACGTTGCCTTCAACTACATCtaacttttttctatttagaaGAATATTTAGCTGGGATGCACCTTAAATTTCACCTAAATGAGCCTTTCAGCATTTGCACATATCCTCAGCTACTGTATAGTGGACATCAGGTCTTTCAGCTTTACAGAGTTTAGGTCACAGTTGCTTAGGATATTGTTCTCAGAGAAGTAATTAAaccaaaacatgtatttcttgCTGACTTTTCTAGCTCAGGTTCATTCTAAAACTTCCAGGTAAATAGTTTTGCCTGAGGGCTTGTGAAGATGTGCGCAGGCTGAGCTGTCTAATAGACATGGAGGGCTTAACGGTCATGTAaagatacaataaaataaaattgatataatttgaaatgtttattttccagagCTCCTTTTGTAGGTTAAATGCACAGCAGTgacttttctctctgttatACAGAGGAGCCAATATACTGTTATACACCACACAACTTCACCCGCGATCAAGCCTTGTATGCCAGAGGATATTGTTGGACAGAATTAAAAGATGCCTTGCCAGGAGTTGATGCCAGCCACTGGCCCTCCTTGTTTGAGCATAAGTTCCTACCTTATGCACTGCTGGCTTTTGCTGGGATAATGTACATtccagctctgggctgggaATTTCTGGCCTCTACCCGACTGACTTCAGAGCTTAATTTTTTGCTTCAGGAGATCGATAACTGCTACCACCGTGCAGCTGAAGGGCGGGCACCCAAAATAGAGAAACAGATTCAGTCCAAAGGCCCGGGGATCACcgagagagagaagagagaaatcattgagaatgcagagaaggaaaaaagccctgAGCAGAACTTGTTTGAGAAATACCTGGAAAGAAGAGGACGAAGTAACTTTTTAGCTAAGCTTTATCTTGCAAGACATTTGTTCATCATCTTTTTAAGCATCATACCAATTACATACTTGTCCACCTACTATGCtacacagaagcaaaatgaatttACATGTGCACTAGGAGAGCCTCCAGACAAAACAAGCAGCTCCAAATTGCACATCAGAGTGAACTGTAAACTGCCATCTGTCCAGCTCCAGCGGATTATTGCTGGTGTAGATATCGTTCTCCTATGCTTCATGAACTTGATAATCCTCATCAACTTAATTCACCTCTTCATCTTTCGCAAGTCTAACTTCATATTTGATAAACTGAACAAAGTTGGAATAAAGACCAAGAAACAGTGGCAGAAGTCCCAGTTTTGTGATATCAATATTTTGGCCatgttttgtaatgaaaatcGGGACCACATAAAATCATTGAACCGTCTGGATTTTATTACAAATGAAAGCGATCTGATGTATGACAATGTGGTACGCCAGCTGCTTGCAGCGTTGGCCCAGTCCAATCATGATGCCACTCCAACCATGCGTGATTCAGGGATCCAAACAATAGACCCAAGCGTTGATCCAGCAGACATTGATGCTAATGAGCAGCTCATCATTAAGAGACCAAGGAAGAAGATGAAATGGATCCCAACTACCAATCCCCTTCCTCAGCCATTCAAGGAACAGTTAGCCATTATGAAGGTTGAAAACCATAAACCTGAAAAACCGAAGCCTGTGCggagaaaaacagcaacagacaGCCTTATAGCTCCTTTGTTAGAGTCTGCTGCAAAAACCTCACAGCAATCGTCCACTCATAAAACGGAGCCAAACGCCATCCCAAGcacaagcagtgaaaaaaaacacacacgACACTTTTCCTTGGATGTTCATCCATATATACTTAGtagcaaaaaacccaagccagaGATTCAAGCCATCCCCTCGATGCCTACGTCAAAAAGCCAAGAAGGTGGATTTTTAAACCAGGAAGAGAATGTCGTAGTACACGTTACCTCCTCTCTCAAAGGTACAGTATGCCATAATGCCCGTACCACCTCCAGAGACCATAATTTGCATAGCTATCTTCAGGAAATCAAAGCTTATCTGAACTGTTTGACCTACCTTGCTAGATTTTGGGATAGCTAATAATCTTAGGGCTTGTAGGCCTCAGAAACAGAGGTTCTCTCTCTTTAACAGCTATATGGAGGATAAGGATTATTACAGCTAGAGCTGTACAAAACAGCCTGCAGCCTGTTGGTGCAGgtaatttttcaaatgtaagcATATATTCACAGTTACAAATGTGGTCATGCCTTGCCAATGAAATGAGGAGAGTTTGGCCTCCATGATACCCTTCCTGCTCCACCAGCACCTAGCACGTTTCAAACCTGCGTTATTTTCAAGTCATATGGAAACTGCCATGGTAGATGACCAGTATTCTGACCAGTGATAGCCACTTAGGAGTGTGTGAGAAACTGTGCTAATGGCAGTTAAAGCtgcctgtagaaaaaaaaatctctttaactACCAATTCTTAGGGGCTGACATGTGTTTGTCACCCAGGAAATCACAACTTAGATCATTGATATTGTTCACACAAGAGATGTTTGAAATTATCCTTTGTCTCATGTGGACCAGAGGATGGATGGTCTGAAGTGTGGGTGCCGGTCAGGGGTTCAGGAATTCTGCCATTCTCTTCCCATGTGGCTTCACAGGAGATGCTCTTTCTGTGCCCCAGTTTCCTGTGTGTGTCTTGGAAATCCTGTCTCTTTCTTACTTCAAAGGAGTGTTTCAAATATATCAATAGTTATTAGGTGCTAGAGTGATGGGGAAAGCCATGTGAGCATTACGAAAAGTGATAGATCAGTAGATAAACTGATAGACAGGTAGATatcttcttgtttatttttgtaagctACTGATATAAGAAAGAAGCAGTATGCAGTTGAAGTTACAGAAAGATTTGTACATACTTAAAGCAATGGCTCTCATCTCATTACAAGCTAAGACCTCCCTCTGGGCTTCGACAGACTGACAGCTACCGTCACCCCACTGCCCAGCAAAGAAGTGATTTGAGGTATAAAAGTTTCTGTCACTTCCAAATCCCTATGCTCCTTAGAGCCCTCCAACTCCCCAATATGCATGTGAGCTATTCTACAGCATTCCTTATCCAGTCACCTGCTCTGATTTCAACTCCTCAAAACTACTGGGGTTTTCTGGTCTCAATTACCTTTATCTAAATCAGTGCTTGAATATTTTAAGggcaaaaaatatttactgtagtTTTGGGGCTCTGTTAATCCCCATTCCCATTAAAAactttcagctttgcttttgagTTAGACCTACATTGCAGTCCATCAGGTAAGGTAGACTTACAATTTCTGGAAAGAGACATCAGTGAATGTCAAATTGCTGAGTTCTTTCTAAAGACAAGTGGCTTACAATGTGTAACCACTAGTTTTTCCCATTGGAAATATCAGTGCCTTTTGTATTCCATCCTGTGGATTTCAACAGTCATAACATTTGTCAAAACATTAAATCATAACATTTACAAAACACCTGCCAGACTGTAGAGGAGAATAAAAGATacttttcagttgttttttgttcattttacaaaaataccaTCCACATAAGGAAGCATGAGCATGCGTAAAAAAGAGCGAGATTTACAAAACCCATTTGTTGTTTGTCCTATTTCCCCGAGCTTACAACCCTGTTGTTTTGAAACAGTCCTGTTGGATTTCTCAAAGGGTCCCAAGACCATTCATTTTTGGGTCCCATcctgctcccactgaaatcagtggcaaaactgCCAGTGACTTGTATTGGTTCAGGACACTCCTCTCTGACGGACTGGAAGGGTGAAAGACTACCTGTCTTTTAACtggctggtttgttttctttcagacacCCCTCATCCTGCAAAAGAGATCCTATACTCATCTGAGACATGCAGAactgtgcctgctgctggggcttTTGTCACATGTAACCACAACCATATAGCCACAACCGCTGCTGCAACGAGCATGACTTTGAACCAAGTCAAGCCAGAGCCAACACCTGCACTGAACTGCAACCCAGCCCACCCTCTGCTGCACATCAACACACTGTACGAGGATCACGAGGAGGACGTTTCAAACATCGTAGACAACGGTATTCACTCGCCAACTGACACCGGGGAAATTCTCTCCATCCCTACCCCGAAGCAGATAAGGTTGGCAACATTTGATGAACCCATGGCAATCGTGAGCTCGGTGGAGTACTGAAGACCCCGGGCTGCACAGCCGAGCCCTCGTGGCCAGGCCCAAGACCACGGCAGTGCGGGCCACGGTCCCCCCTACGAGGCAATTCACTGCATGAGCATGGGGAGTTTTCACACAGACTATAGCTTTGGTAATAACGCCAAACGGTTTTTCAGGATCACATCATGAGCACTGTCAGTCATTTGCAGAATAGAATAAAGAAAACGTGGTGGAAATAGACCTTGAACGCCCAGACAACCATTAGCTCTAGCTCGAAACTATAGTTTCCTGATTTAAACAGGGATTAGCACAATTTATGAACGTTAAGAGTCTGATGGCATGCCACAGTAATTTTAGTGAGTGTTTAAATCCTTTGCATTCAGAATCACTGATTAAAGTTAAAACAACATGGAGGTGAGGTAAACTCTTTTAATGGCAGCAGTTAAATAAGAGTTCTTTTCTAagcagagaggattttttttcaattcaggATTATGAAAAAGTTATATGCAagcaaaatttttgtttgtttgtttctttagcTCGCTAATGTTGGGCTTGATGGAGACTTAGCTGAAAGGGCCTCACTACCACCAGCATTTAAGTGCAAAAAGATTGATACACTCAATCTCTtgcatttataaatgaaaatacctGAGGTATGCCCCGCCCTTTAACAAGCTTATATGTTTGATGGAAGATGATGAAatgaagagtttatttttttaaatatattttaccatgggaaaaattactttaataacTTTTCAAACCGGGTGTTGCTTTTAACAAAATGTGTAGAAGAGAGTCATTGTAGCTGCTTATTTTTTCATAGTATATTTATGAACCAGGTTAGAAACTTTCAAGGGTGCTTCACTGATACGAAAAATCTTATGAAGGTTGTTACAAAATATCTTACAGAATATGAAAccagcaaaactgttttcaaataacACACAGTTAAAGAAGTCTCTGATTTTAGGTCTGCAGACTTGGCTAGTCCTTAATTCAGCAAACGCTTAAGGCCATGGATGGCACTGAAACGACTCATATGTCTAAAGCTAAGCACACACTGAAATGGCTTTGCTGGATCTGGGCTCTAGTGCAGGCAGACAATAATCCTGCAGTATGTGCTATCACTCTGATTCAATATTTGCCTTCCTGGGCTCAAAGCACATCTTCATGCCCATCTTCCTATAACTACGGTATGTGTGATTTAATAGAAAACTCTAGTATAACTAAAACGGCTATTAAAAGTGTATCATGCAATAACCATTATCAGCAAAATTATAGTGAAACAAAAAGTGACTGTGCTAAAATAATATTCCTAGCTGCATTCAGAATTATGGACTATGTGTGTTTGCTTCAAAATTATGTATAATGGTAGAAAAAATATGCAGCACAAATATGGGACTGAAatcttgaatttatttttaatttattacctcAGACATGGATATATTATACCAATATTTAACGAAAatagcactgaaaataaatacctaTTATTCTGAATAGTTTAATGTGTACTACTTCCTAGCTTAGTTACGTACAAGTGGGATTTTATCGCAAGCGGTAGGCAGGACATGTAAAGCCACCGTTCCCCCCTACGTTACTTCAGTTATGCCCAGCCTTTTTGGCCTGAACAGCCACATACCAAAAAGGCAGCAGGCCACAGGACACACAGCACAGACAGGGGAGGGGGCACTGGGGACAGCCGAAGGACCTGGCTGTAACACCCCGAGGCCTCGGCACGGGGCGGCGTGGAGCTGAGGGGGGACACGGAGCTCGGTCCAGGGCAGCTGGGAGATGATGGCTGCAACAGCTCCTGCTGGCTTCTCCCCTTCCAGCCCTGGGGACGTCAGTGTTCCCCCACAGCCCGCAGCAGAGCTGTCTGCGTGAAGCAGCCATGGAACCAGCAGGGATTTGAGCAGTTTATAGGCTGCCTGTGGCTCCAGGGCCATGGGTTGGTCACCCCTCTTCTAACCTGCTCAAACACAAGCTGCGGGGTGTTCAGCGTCACTGCCTGCGTGACTGATAAACTGgtgtgactttttaaataacaaatctGCACCTGCGTAGCCAGGGCCTCATTCCACCCCAGGTACAGGAGGAAGCTTTCTGCAGCAAGGCAGCCTAGGAATGGAGCATCACCCGTGACGGGACTGCAAGCAAGGTCTCTGCCTGGCCTGATGGGTCAGTGTCATCCATTCAGAGTCACCTGAAAGCAATGGCACATAGAGACTTTGGAGGTAAGCCAAATGTCCGTTACATCCTATTCACTCAGATTAATACTGtagttagaattaatttttccgGCAAATTAAAACCATTATAGTTGAGTACTTGTTGAACACcaataaaaaattagaaaaaatatggaaaattacCTTAAGAAAATCAGAAACCTGTTCATAAAAGCAGAGTGAAAGAATAGGACCCTGATGCCAGATTTAAAGAGATGTAACTCCCTTATGCCACTGTACTTTCAATTGCCAGAAGGCAGGATGGTGAATTTCTTCCTGGTTGCAGCAACTCAGCTGTCAATGTTACAAATGCATGGGAAATTTTGGGGGTTGTCTGTTGGCTCTCCACTTGGTATCACACATTGAGCAATATGTCAACTGTACAGGTCTGTAGCTAAAGTGATATACCAATATACATATATACCAGTGTCAGGCAAAGCAGACTATGTCTGAAAACCAAAGATCCAAACTTTGTGTAGTACATCATTGAAAATAGCAACATTCAGTAACTAGAGAGATTTTCATTATGCAGAAATGCAGGGCTGGGTTCTCAGGCAGGTATACGTACTGATCTAACGAGGGTGGTGTTTCCCAGGAAGGGTTGCCCACTAAGGAGCACGTCTCCTATTCATTCAAGAGCAGGACTCAAGTCTGTGTGGGCACACTGCACACTTTCTCCATGACGCTGCTGGTTTCTATTGATTCAGGATCTGTTGGTGCCCTTGTAGAAATCAATATCAGACTTGATTGGACCaacttaaagaaagaaaggaaagcatatAGCTTTCCTCATCCCTGGGACAAGCTAAACTCAGGGAAGCCCCACTTTACTCATCTTCACCTGTTGTGTTACAGGAGCGTTGCACTATCCTCTTTCACAAGCCGGAGGCTGCGGATGTCAGGCGCCCAGCCCTGAGTGTTAACACGCTAACTGCTTGCTAAGGGCAGGATGGTGGACCAGACACAGTATTTCGCCGACCAAGCAAGCAGAGCAAGTGAGTCTTGCCTGATGTGGGGTAGATA from Aquila chrysaetos chrysaetos chromosome 5, bAquChr1.4, whole genome shotgun sequence carries:
- the PANX2 gene encoding pannexin-2 isoform X2, producing MPSSYGSHFRKLFKEEPIYCYTPHNFTRDQALYARGYCWTELKDALPGVDASHWPSLFEHKFLPYALLAFAGIMYIPALGWEFLASTRLTSELNFLLQEIDNCYHRAAEGRAPKIEKQIQSKGPGITEREKREIIENAEKEKSPEQNLFEKYLERRGRSNFLAKLYLARHLFIIFLSIIPITYLSTYYATQKQNEFTCALGEPPDKTSSSKLHIRVNCKLPSVQLQRIIAGVDIVLLCFMNLIILINLIHLFIFRKSNFIFDKLNKVGIKTKKQWQKSQFCDINILAMFCNENRDHIKSLNRLDFITNESDLMYDNVVRQLLAALAQSNHDATPTMRDSGIQTIDPSVDPADIDANEQLIIKRPRKKMKWIPTTNPLPQPFKEQLAIMKVENHKPEKPKPVRRKTATDSLIAPLLESAAKTSQQSSTHKTEPNAIPSTSSEKKHTRHFSLDVHPYILSSKKPKPEIQAIPSMPTSKSQEGGFLNQEENVVVHVTSSLKDTPHPAKEILYSSETCRTVPAAGAFVTCNHNHIATTAAATSMTLNQVKPEPTPALNCNPAHPLLHINTLYEDHEEDVSNIVDNGIHSPTDTGEILSIPTPKQIRLATFDEPMAIVSSVEY
- the PANX2 gene encoding pannexin-2 isoform X3, whose translation is MHSSDFSLCYTEEPIYCYTPHNFTRDQALYARGYCWTELKDALPGVDASHWPSLFEHKFLPYALLAFAGIMYIPALGWEFLASTRLTSELNFLLQEIDNCYHRAAEGRAPKIEKQIQSKGPGITEREKREIIENAEKEKSPEQNLFEKYLERRGRSNFLAKLYLARHLFIIFLSIIPITYLSTYYATQKQNEFTCALGEPPDKTSSSKLHIRVNCKLPSVQLQRIIAGVDIVLLCFMNLIILINLIHLFIFRKSNFIFDKLNKVGIKTKKQWQKSQFCDINILAMFCNENRDHIKSLNRLDFITNESDLMYDNVVRQLLAALAQSNHDATPTMRDSGIQTIDPSVDPADIDANEQLIIKRPRKKMKWIPTTNPLPQPFKEQLAIMKVENHKPEKPKPVRRKTATDSLIAPLLESAAKTSQQSSTHKTEPNAIPSTSSEKKHTRHFSLDVHPYILSSKKPKPEIQAIPSMPTSKSQEGGFLNQEENVVVHVTSSLKDTPHPAKEILYSSETCRTVPAAGAFVTCNHNHIATTAAATSMTLNQVKPEPTPALNCNPAHPLLHINTLYEDHEEDVSNIVDNGIHSPTDTGEILSIPTPKQIRLATFDEPMAIVSSVEY
- the PANX2 gene encoding pannexin-2 isoform X5, yielding MQHIIDNHPDMATALLAGEKLKELILPGQQDDKAGALAALLLQLKLELPFDRVVTIGTVLIPILLVTLVFTKNFAEEPIYCYTPHNFTRDQALYARGYCWTELKDALPGVDASHWPSLFEHKFLPYALLAFAGIMYIPALGWEFLASTRLTSELNFLLQEIDNCYHRAAEGRAPKIEKQIQSKGPGITEREKREIIENAEKEKSPEQNLFEKYLERRGRSNFLAKLYLARHLFIIFLSIIPITYLSTYYATQKQNEFTCALGEPPDKTSSSKLHIRVNCKLPSVQLQRIIAGVDIVLLCFMNLIILINLIHLFIFRKSNFIFDKLNKVGIKTKKQWQKSQFCDINILAMFCNENRDHIKSLNRLDFITNESDLMYDNVVRQLLAALAQSNHDATPTMRDSGIQTIDPSVDPADIDANEQLIIKRPRKKMKWIPTTNPLPQPFKEQLAIMKVENHKPEKPKPVRRKTATDSLIAPLLESAAKTSQQSSTHKTEPNAIPSTSSEKKHTRHFSLDVHPYILSSKKPKPEIQAIPSMPTSKSQEGGFLNQEENVVVHVTSSLKAKTSLWASTD
- the PANX2 gene encoding pannexin-2 isoform X1, with protein sequence MQHIIDNHPDMATALLAGEKLKELILPGQQDDKAGALAALLLQLKLELPFDRVVTIGTVLIPILLVTLVFTKNFAEEPIYCYTPHNFTRDQALYARGYCWTELKDALPGVDASHWPSLFEHKFLPYALLAFAGIMYIPALGWEFLASTRLTSELNFLLQEIDNCYHRAAEGRAPKIEKQIQSKGPGITEREKREIIENAEKEKSPEQNLFEKYLERRGRSNFLAKLYLARHLFIIFLSIIPITYLSTYYATQKQNEFTCALGEPPDKTSSSKLHIRVNCKLPSVQLQRIIAGVDIVLLCFMNLIILINLIHLFIFRKSNFIFDKLNKVGIKTKKQWQKSQFCDINILAMFCNENRDHIKSLNRLDFITNESDLMYDNVVRQLLAALAQSNHDATPTMRDSGIQTIDPSVDPADIDANEQLIIKRPRKKMKWIPTTNPLPQPFKEQLAIMKVENHKPEKPKPVRRKTATDSLIAPLLESAAKTSQQSSTHKTEPNAIPSTSSEKKHTRHFSLDVHPYILSSKKPKPEIQAIPSMPTSKSQEGGFLNQEENVVVHVTSSLKDTPHPAKEILYSSETCRTVPAAGAFVTCNHNHIATTAAATSMTLNQVKPEPTPALNCNPAHPLLHINTLYEDHEEDVSNIVDNGIHSPTDTGEILSIPTPKQIRLATFDEPMAIVSSVEY
- the PANX2 gene encoding pannexin-2 isoform X4 — translated: MEGDKEPIYCYTPHNFTRDQALYARGYCWTELKDALPGVDASHWPSLFEHKFLPYALLAFAGIMYIPALGWEFLASTRLTSELNFLLQEIDNCYHRAAEGRAPKIEKQIQSKGPGITEREKREIIENAEKEKSPEQNLFEKYLERRGRSNFLAKLYLARHLFIIFLSIIPITYLSTYYATQKQNEFTCALGEPPDKTSSSKLHIRVNCKLPSVQLQRIIAGVDIVLLCFMNLIILINLIHLFIFRKSNFIFDKLNKVGIKTKKQWQKSQFCDINILAMFCNENRDHIKSLNRLDFITNESDLMYDNVVRQLLAALAQSNHDATPTMRDSGIQTIDPSVDPADIDANEQLIIKRPRKKMKWIPTTNPLPQPFKEQLAIMKVENHKPEKPKPVRRKTATDSLIAPLLESAAKTSQQSSTHKTEPNAIPSTSSEKKHTRHFSLDVHPYILSSKKPKPEIQAIPSMPTSKSQEGGFLNQEENVVVHVTSSLKDTPHPAKEILYSSETCRTVPAAGAFVTCNHNHIATTAAATSMTLNQVKPEPTPALNCNPAHPLLHINTLYEDHEEDVSNIVDNGIHSPTDTGEILSIPTPKQIRLATFDEPMAIVSSVEY
- the PANX2 gene encoding pannexin-2 isoform X6; this encodes MYIPALGWEFLASTRLTSELNFLLQEIDNCYHRAAEGRAPKIEKQIQSKGPGITEREKREIIENAEKEKSPEQNLFEKYLERRGRSNFLAKLYLARHLFIIFLSIIPITYLSTYYATQKQNEFTCALGEPPDKTSSSKLHIRVNCKLPSVQLQRIIAGVDIVLLCFMNLIILINLIHLFIFRKSNFIFDKLNKVGIKTKKQWQKSQFCDINILAMFCNENRDHIKSLNRLDFITNESDLMYDNVVRQLLAALAQSNHDATPTMRDSGIQTIDPSVDPADIDANEQLIIKRPRKKMKWIPTTNPLPQPFKEQLAIMKVENHKPEKPKPVRRKTATDSLIAPLLESAAKTSQQSSTHKTEPNAIPSTSSEKKHTRHFSLDVHPYILSSKKPKPEIQAIPSMPTSKSQEGGFLNQEENVVVHVTSSLKDTPHPAKEILYSSETCRTVPAAGAFVTCNHNHIATTAAATSMTLNQVKPEPTPALNCNPAHPLLHINTLYEDHEEDVSNIVDNGIHSPTDTGEILSIPTPKQIRLATFDEPMAIVSSVEY